In one window of Mytilus galloprovincialis chromosome 6, xbMytGall1.hap1.1, whole genome shotgun sequence DNA:
- the LOC143079431 gene encoding mediator of RNA polymerase II transcription subunit 10-like — protein sequence MSEKISRFEALEQQLELFIETTRQVGIIVSDVQPNSQAVLNKKLNEMITGLQEVDKMKSQMADISVPLEVFDYIDQGKNPNLYTKDCLEKTLAKNEQVKGKIDNLKRFKASLLVELTKVFPNEINTYRALRDDQPT from the exons atgaGCGAGAAAATTAGTCGTTTTGAGGCATTGGAACAACAATTAGAGCTTTTTATAGAGACTACCAGACAAGTAGGAATAATTGTGAGCGATGTGCAACCAAATAGCCAAGCAGTTTTGAATAAAAAGCT aaatgaAATGATCACAGGATTACAGGAGGTAGACAAAATGAAGTCACAGATGGCTGATATCAGTGTTCCATTGGAGGTTTTTGA TTACATTGATCAGGGTAAGAATCCCAACCTTTATACAAAGGACTGTCTGGAGAAAACATTGGCAAAGAATGAACAAGTCAAAGGAAAGATAGATAATTTAAAG AGATTCAAGGCTAGTTTATTGGTGGAATTGACAAAGGTTTTCCCAAATGAGATCAACACTTACAGGGCCCTACGAGATGACCAACCAACCTGA
- the LOC143079430 gene encoding mitochondrial import inner membrane translocase subunit Tim21-like produces MCTHFFLSRPQFLKRLTCCSTQSFRLFCGKATPQIEHYHCLRSNSQVKINQRQYQLINLSKRYFSKQVPKNETKKELDIKRESPYAGLSAAEKVKEAGKDASYIAIIVAGIGVIGVVFYTVGKELFSSQSPAGVYSKALKKCQNNDEVLDVLGEPITGHGTSGSRRRKQHVSSQEFMQNGVKHMRVVFKIEGPYRKGTVHVEVFQDESKKYQFKHVICELQGYPARTIVIENNR; encoded by the exons ATGTGCACACACTTTTTCCTCAGCAGACCACAATTTTTAAAAAGACTGACATGCTGTTCTACACAAAGTTTTAGACTTTTTTGTGGGAAAGCCACTCCACAAATAGAGCATTATCATTGCTTAAGGTCAAACAGCCAAGTGAAAATAAACCAAAGGCAGTACCAGCTGATAAATTTATCAAAGAGATATTTTAGTAAACAAGTACCAAAGAATGAAACTAAGAAAGAACTTGATATTAAAAGAGAAAGTCCATATGCTGGTCTAAGTGCTGCAGAAAAAG TGAAAGAAGCAGGAAAAGATGCATCATATATTGCCATTATAGTAGCAGGAATAGGTGTTATTg GTGTGGTGTTTTATACGGTTGGAAAAGAACTATTTTCAAGTCAAAGCCCTGCAGGTGTTTACAGTAAAGCATTGAAAAAGTGCCAAAATAATGATGAG gTACTCGATGTATTAGGAGAGCCAATTACAGGACATGGCACTTCAGGGAGCAGGAGACGGAAACAGCATGTGAG CTCACAAGAATTTATGCAAAATGGTGTTAAGCACATGAGGGTAGTCTTTAAAATAGAAGGGCCTTACAGAAAAGGAACTGTTCATGTAGAAGTATTTCAG GACGAGAGTAAGAAGTACCAGTTTAAGCATGTAATATGTGAGTTACAAGGCTACCCAGCAAGAACAATTGTTATAGAAAATAACCGATGA